Proteins encoded in a region of the Halothiobacillus diazotrophicus genome:
- the smc gene encoding chromosome segregation protein SMC gives MHATAMRLTRLYLAGFKSFATPTEIALPAPLVAIVGPNGCGKSNLIDAVRWVLGESSAKQLRGQALDDVIFAGSGGRPPASQAVVELGFDNSERRLTGPFSAYDQIVIRRSLGRDGQSRYSINQTKVRRRDVIDLFLGTGVGARSYSVIEQGQINRIVDARPEELRAYLEEAAGISLYRERRRETESRISQTQENLSRLSDLADELGRQQNQLERQAKTAERYRVLQKKWRRQVAEQAAVQHILATRAHETLAARLTEQQADLTRIHAEGEQINRLIADLEHQRGAVQDELRQLQSRLYEVAAERAQVTGRLGELAARQEAIEQQRQDDRAQQTRLADRIEQQRTEREALHQKQQTLETERTQAQEQRALAQAELRVADEELARLRADWLQANEALATPQQQLAARQAERATLLRQHQRLAAEPAARDQPDQDDQRRRFAEQIAQLETQHSEEQARCDQHQEAHRQAVADMERQTQAAEQAQDIAHERIRTRDGLLAERNGLERLLSHTKKQAAPRTGTPTETLMQRLATAQADPWWGHVLGAQIEADCIPDLDALHAAWTDSGQQPNAGWWVAPAAETFEASSSEPVLSDELGPWLADWQKTRHPAPSLTEALARRAELSPGHVFVLADGWQVGRHWMGRPAADQAAIHLQQQTRLNTIRDELVAAEHSAEQAQEQARNLWAEVKQTRQRADALALKEREAHQTCSRLAATLADVHRKQERAEQQWADESARRTRQEAERQRIEAELVQLDEQIAETEREVAARNAARNRLTEQQQEAERLVQERRRASGAAAQQAQTLERACDQNRQQGIHIDQALARDQAQWQHIDQRLAEFDDKALALTRQLEEARAAQGSIEQRQQALSRQEAEILAKQDGLTRVLNGHLAERTAHQLKEQKAQTDVQATALQVAQAEVHATHTAETRAAAEQQLADDQEILDETAMQRLADIPQIEAAQKGERLNLEQQIARLGPVNLTAIAAYEEVRGRKAELDQQMADVQAALDQLTDAIRTLDRQTRAKFRAVFEAVNERLTPLFERLFGGGEARLDLTDGDELNAGVTLFARPPGKKTTQLSLLSGGERSLTAVALIFALFQLNPAPFCILDEVDAPLDEANVGRFCAMVSAMSDRVQFLFVTHNKTTMASASALVGVTMREAGVSRIVSVDVDRAVQLLES, from the coding sequence CCCGACTCTATCTGGCCGGCTTCAAATCCTTTGCCACGCCGACCGAAATCGCCCTGCCTGCACCGCTGGTCGCCATCGTCGGGCCGAACGGCTGCGGCAAATCCAATCTGATCGACGCCGTGCGCTGGGTGCTGGGGGAATCCTCGGCCAAACAGCTGCGCGGCCAGGCACTGGACGACGTCATCTTCGCCGGCAGCGGCGGGCGCCCACCCGCCAGCCAGGCCGTCGTCGAACTCGGCTTCGACAACAGCGAGCGCCGACTCACCGGCCCCTTTTCCGCCTACGACCAGATCGTCATCCGCCGCAGTCTCGGCCGGGATGGCCAGTCGCGCTACAGCATCAACCAGACCAAGGTGCGCCGACGGGACGTGATCGACCTCTTCCTCGGCACCGGCGTCGGTGCCCGATCCTACTCGGTCATCGAACAGGGCCAGATCAACCGTATCGTCGACGCCCGCCCGGAAGAACTGCGCGCGTATCTTGAGGAAGCGGCCGGCATCTCGCTGTACCGGGAACGCCGCCGCGAAACCGAATCGCGCATCAGCCAGACCCAGGAAAACCTGAGCCGGCTGAGCGATCTCGCCGACGAGCTGGGGCGCCAGCAAAACCAGCTGGAACGTCAGGCCAAAACCGCCGAACGCTACCGGGTGCTGCAAAAGAAATGGCGCCGACAAGTGGCCGAGCAGGCGGCCGTGCAGCACATCCTCGCCACACGGGCGCATGAAACGCTGGCGGCCCGCTTGACCGAACAACAGGCCGACCTGACGCGAATCCATGCCGAAGGCGAGCAGATCAACCGGCTGATCGCCGATCTGGAGCACCAACGCGGCGCCGTGCAGGACGAACTGCGTCAGCTTCAATCCCGGCTGTACGAAGTCGCGGCAGAACGGGCCCAGGTCACGGGCCGACTGGGGGAATTGGCCGCACGGCAGGAAGCCATCGAACAGCAGCGTCAGGATGACCGCGCCCAGCAGACGCGACTGGCCGACCGGATCGAACAGCAACGAACGGAACGCGAAGCGCTGCACCAAAAACAACAGACCCTGGAAACCGAGCGGACACAGGCCCAGGAGCAACGTGCGCTGGCTCAGGCCGAGCTTCGGGTAGCCGACGAGGAACTGGCACGCCTCCGCGCCGACTGGCTGCAGGCCAACGAAGCCCTGGCTACCCCGCAACAGCAACTGGCCGCCCGCCAGGCGGAGCGCGCCACCCTGCTGCGCCAGCACCAACGACTCGCGGCGGAACCCGCGGCCCGCGATCAACCGGATCAGGACGACCAACGCCGTCGGTTCGCCGAACAGATCGCCCAGTTGGAGACACAGCACAGCGAAGAGCAGGCCCGATGCGACCAGCACCAGGAAGCGCATCGACAGGCTGTTGCCGATATGGAACGACAGACGCAGGCCGCGGAACAGGCGCAGGACATCGCCCACGAACGCATCCGTACCCGGGATGGGTTGCTGGCCGAACGCAACGGGCTGGAGCGCCTGCTGAGCCATACGAAAAAGCAGGCCGCGCCCCGCACCGGAACGCCGACGGAAACCTTGATGCAGCGACTGGCTACCGCACAGGCCGATCCGTGGTGGGGCCACGTACTCGGCGCACAGATCGAAGCCGACTGCATCCCCGATCTCGATGCCCTCCACGCCGCCTGGACAGACTCGGGTCAACAACCGAATGCCGGCTGGTGGGTCGCACCCGCCGCAGAAACATTCGAGGCATCGTCCAGCGAACCGGTACTATCCGACGAACTCGGACCGTGGCTGGCCGACTGGCAGAAGACGCGCCATCCCGCCCCGTCACTGACCGAGGCCCTCGCCCGCCGCGCCGAGCTTTCGCCCGGCCACGTCTTCGTCCTGGCGGATGGCTGGCAGGTCGGTCGACACTGGATGGGGCGACCAGCAGCGGATCAGGCGGCCATCCATCTGCAGCAGCAGACCCGCCTGAATACGATTCGGGACGAACTGGTTGCCGCCGAACATTCCGCCGAACAGGCTCAGGAACAGGCGCGCAATCTTTGGGCTGAGGTCAAGCAGACACGACAGCGGGCCGACGCGCTGGCTCTGAAGGAGCGCGAGGCCCATCAGACATGCTCGCGCCTCGCGGCCACCCTGGCCGATGTCCACCGCAAGCAGGAACGTGCCGAACAACAATGGGCCGACGAATCGGCGCGCCGCACGCGGCAGGAAGCGGAACGCCAGCGGATCGAAGCGGAACTCGTCCAGCTCGACGAACAGATCGCCGAGACCGAGCGGGAAGTCGCCGCACGCAATGCAGCGCGCAATCGGCTGACCGAACAACAGCAGGAAGCCGAGCGCCTCGTGCAGGAACGCCGACGGGCCTCCGGCGCTGCCGCCCAGCAAGCCCAGACGCTGGAACGCGCCTGTGACCAGAACCGGCAGCAGGGCATCCATATCGATCAGGCGCTGGCCCGCGATCAGGCCCAGTGGCAGCACATCGACCAGCGACTGGCCGAGTTCGACGACAAGGCCCTGGCACTCACCCGACAACTCGAAGAAGCCCGAGCGGCACAGGGCAGCATCGAGCAACGGCAACAGGCCCTGAGCCGCCAGGAGGCGGAAATTCTGGCGAAACAGGACGGCCTCACCCGCGTTCTCAACGGGCATCTTGCCGAGCGGACAGCGCATCAGCTGAAGGAACAGAAGGCCCAGACGGACGTTCAGGCCACGGCCCTGCAGGTCGCACAGGCCGAAGTGCATGCCACCCATACGGCGGAAACGCGGGCGGCCGCCGAGCAGCAACTGGCCGACGATCAGGAAATCCTCGACGAGACCGCCATGCAACGGCTCGCGGACATTCCGCAGATCGAGGCGGCGCAAAAAGGGGAACGACTCAACCTGGAACAGCAGATCGCCCGGCTGGGGCCCGTCAACCTCACGGCCATCGCCGCCTACGAAGAAGTCCGCGGACGCAAGGCGGAGCTGGATCAACAGATGGCCGACGTCCAGGCCGCGCTGGATCAACTCACCGACGCCATCCGCACCCTCGACCGGCAGACCCGTGCCAAATTCCGTGCTGTGTTCGAAGCCGTCAACGAACGACTGACGCCCTTGTTCGAGCGCCTGTTCGGCGGCGGAGAAGCCCGTCTCGATCTCACCGACGGCGACGAACTGAACGCTGGGGTCACCCTCTTCGCCCGCCCGCCGGGCAAGAAGACGACCCAGCTGTCCCTGCTCTCCGGCGGCGAACGGTCATTGACGGCCGTGGCCCTGATCTTCGCCCTTTTCCAGCTCAACCCCGCGCCGTTCTGCATTCTGGACGAAGTGGACGCGCCGCTGGACGAGGCCAACGTCGGGCGGTTTTGTGCTATGGTTTCGGCCATGTCGGACCGGGTGCAATTCCTGTTCGTCACCCACAATAAAACGACCATGGCCAGTGCC